Proteins encoded within one genomic window of Kibdelosporangium phytohabitans:
- a CDS encoding benzaldehyde dehydrogenase, protein MAFLDDETWRGRIFTGSWVTSAGGDTAVVEPATGRELGRVGVAAPADVADAATVAVNAQRAWAATPFQQRAAVMRRAAELWRVHADELGSWLCRESGSAAAKVGFELHVAEQECLEAAALPGRPGGSVLPSEAPRLSMAQRVPAGVVAVIPPFNAPLILSIRSVAPALALGNAVILKPDPRTAVCGGVTLARVFEEAGLPPGVLHVLPGGRETGEALVSDPNVRVISFTGSTAAGRSVGEIAGRHLKRAHLELGGNSALIVTRDADLAQAVGAAAWGSFFHQGQICMTTGRHLVHESLFDDYVRLLAGKADSLVVGDPAAGDVALGPVIDAGQRDKIHALVTDSVAAGATLAAGGTYTDLFYRPTVLADRTASTRAYREEIFGPVAVVTPFESEDDAVKLATDSEYGLSLGILTGDAMRGLALADRIPTGIVHVNDQTVNDEAHVPFGGVRASGTGARFGGAEANVEAFTETRWITVRGDIPGYPL, encoded by the coding sequence ATGGCGTTTCTCGACGATGAGACCTGGCGGGGACGGATCTTCACCGGCTCGTGGGTGACCTCGGCAGGCGGTGACACCGCGGTGGTGGAACCCGCGACTGGACGTGAGCTCGGCCGGGTGGGTGTGGCCGCGCCCGCGGATGTCGCCGACGCGGCAACGGTGGCGGTGAACGCGCAACGCGCGTGGGCCGCGACCCCGTTCCAGCAACGCGCGGCGGTCATGCGCAGGGCGGCCGAGTTGTGGCGGGTGCACGCCGACGAGCTCGGTTCGTGGCTGTGCCGGGAATCCGGCAGCGCCGCGGCCAAGGTCGGCTTCGAACTGCATGTGGCAGAACAGGAATGCCTCGAAGCGGCGGCGCTTCCCGGGCGGCCGGGCGGATCGGTGCTGCCGAGCGAGGCGCCGCGGCTGAGCATGGCGCAGCGGGTGCCCGCCGGGGTCGTCGCTGTGATCCCGCCGTTCAACGCGCCGCTGATCCTCTCGATCCGTTCGGTGGCACCGGCCTTGGCGCTCGGCAACGCCGTGATCCTCAAGCCGGACCCGCGGACCGCGGTCTGCGGCGGCGTGACGCTGGCGCGTGTCTTCGAGGAAGCGGGCCTGCCACCCGGTGTCCTGCACGTCCTGCCCGGCGGCCGGGAGACCGGCGAGGCGCTCGTGTCCGATCCGAACGTCCGGGTCATCTCGTTCACCGGTTCGACGGCCGCGGGCCGCAGCGTCGGCGAGATCGCGGGCCGCCACCTCAAGCGCGCGCACCTGGAACTCGGCGGCAACTCGGCGCTGATCGTCACGCGTGACGCCGACCTGGCGCAGGCGGTCGGCGCGGCGGCGTGGGGCTCGTTCTTCCACCAGGGCCAGATCTGCATGACCACCGGACGGCACCTGGTGCATGAATCGCTCTTCGACGACTACGTCCGGCTGCTGGCCGGGAAGGCCGACAGCCTCGTCGTCGGCGACCCCGCCGCGGGCGACGTCGCGCTCGGGCCGGTGATCGACGCGGGCCAGCGGGACAAGATCCACGCACTCGTGACCGACTCGGTGGCGGCGGGCGCGACCTTGGCCGCGGGCGGAACCTACACCGACTTGTTCTACCGGCCGACGGTCCTCGCCGACCGCACGGCGAGCACACGGGCCTACCGCGAGGAGATCTTCGGTCCCGTCGCGGTCGTCACCCCGTTCGAGTCCGAGGACGACGCGGTGAAACTCGCCACCGACAGCGAATACGGCCTGTCGCTCGGGATCCTGACCGGCGACGCGATGCGCGGGCTGGCGCTCGCCGACCGGATCCCGACGGGCATCGTGCACGTCAACGACCAGACGGTGAACGACGAGGCACATGTCCCGTTCGGCGGTGTACGCGCGTCCGGGACCGGGGCACGCTTCGGTGGGGCGGAGGCCAACGTCGAGGCGTTCACCGAGACCCGCTGGATCACGGTCAGGGGCGACATCCCCGGCTATCCGCTGTAG